From the Teredinibacter turnerae T7901 genome, one window contains:
- a CDS encoding cellulase family glycosylhydrolase, protein MLTRLRNPLLRLGACVAAWLCAQHALALTCEYDISNDWGGGFTASITVTNDSPSTVSSWAVSWEHNNGTSVSSSWSATVSGSNPYTATPLSWNSQIPAGGSVSFGLQGNGDDSSATITACTADGQTGSSSSSSSSSSSSSSSSSSSSSSSSNSSSSSSSSSSSSSSSSSSSGSPQACVCNWYGTTYAVCANQDSGWGWENNASCIGAETCNAQWGDGGVECGNGSTTSSSSSSSSSSSSSSSSSGAGSSSSSSSSSSSSSSSSSSSSSSSSSSSGGLYPDYNTSAIAPDMTGMEADAVTLASRISLGWNIGNTLEAIGGETAWGNPMITNQLIELVKQSGFDAIRIPASWDQYANQTTAEIDDAWLARVKDVVQLCIDNDMPVVLNIHWDGGWLENNITPEMQAANNAKQRAFWQQIATEMRDFDGRLMFASANEPNVDSAEQMAVLMSYHQTFVDAVRETGGRNAYRVLVIQGPNTDIERTYELMSSMPSDTVAGRLMAEVHFYTPYQFTLMGEDAGWGNQFFYWGAGNHSATDTAHNPTWGEESFVDDLFAMMQSQFVDNGIPVVLGEFSAMRRTDQLSGDNLQLHLQSRAYWHKYVTQSAIEHGLMPFYWDAGGLNNHSSGIFDRNSNTVFDTQTMNALNDGVDAAQ, encoded by the coding sequence ATGTTGACTCGACTGCGAAACCCACTTTTGCGCCTGGGCGCTTGTGTGGCAGCTTGGCTGTGCGCGCAACACGCTTTGGCGCTTACCTGTGAATACGATATCAGTAACGATTGGGGCGGTGGTTTTACCGCAAGTATAACTGTCACCAACGACAGCCCGTCTACCGTAAGCAGCTGGGCGGTAAGCTGGGAACACAATAACGGTACCAGCGTTAGCAGCAGCTGGTCAGCGACGGTATCCGGCAGCAACCCGTACACCGCAACACCATTGAGCTGGAATAGCCAGATTCCTGCAGGCGGCTCAGTAAGTTTTGGTTTACAAGGTAACGGCGACGACTCCAGTGCAACCATTACCGCGTGCACGGCTGACGGCCAGACCGGCTCTTCATCGAGCTCGAGCAGCTCTTCAAGCTCGAGCAGTTCTTCAAGTTCCTCAAGCTCCAGTAGCTCTTCGAACTCCAGTTCATCCAGTTCCAGCTCATCCAGCAGCTCGAGCTCGTCAAGCTCCTCGTCAGGCAGCCCGCAAGCGTGCGTTTGTAATTGGTACGGCACGACCTACGCGGTCTGCGCGAATCAAGACAGCGGATGGGGATGGGAAAATAACGCCAGCTGTATCGGTGCCGAAACCTGCAATGCACAATGGGGCGATGGCGGTGTCGAGTGTGGCAATGGCAGCACAACATCGAGCAGTTCCAGCTCAAGTTCAAGCTCCAGTAGTTCCTCCAGCTCGAGTGGTGCAGGCAGTTCGTCCTCGTCAAGTTCATCCAGTTCAAGTTCGAGCTCAAGTTCATCCAGCTCGAGTTCATCTAGCTCCAGCAGTTCCGGTGGCTTGTATCCCGACTACAACACCAGCGCGATTGCGCCAGACATGACAGGGATGGAAGCTGACGCCGTAACTCTGGCAAGCCGAATATCACTGGGCTGGAATATTGGCAATACGCTCGAAGCCATCGGCGGGGAAACCGCCTGGGGTAATCCGATGATTACTAACCAGCTTATTGAACTCGTTAAGCAAAGCGGCTTCGACGCGATCCGCATTCCAGCCTCCTGGGATCAATACGCAAATCAGACCACCGCGGAAATTGACGACGCCTGGCTGGCGCGCGTTAAAGACGTTGTGCAACTGTGTATCGATAATGACATGCCAGTGGTGTTAAATATTCATTGGGACGGCGGTTGGTTGGAAAATAACATCACGCCAGAAATGCAGGCGGCGAATAACGCTAAGCAACGCGCCTTCTGGCAGCAGATCGCCACCGAAATGCGCGATTTTGACGGCCGCCTGATGTTCGCCAGTGCGAATGAACCCAATGTGGACAGTGCCGAGCAGATGGCGGTGCTCATGAGCTATCACCAGACTTTCGTAGACGCCGTGCGTGAGACCGGTGGCCGCAACGCCTATCGTGTTCTGGTTATCCAGGGCCCCAACACAGATATCGAACGCACTTACGAGTTGATGTCGAGCATGCCTTCCGACACTGTTGCCGGACGCCTCATGGCAGAAGTCCATTTCTATACACCCTACCAGTTCACGCTCATGGGTGAAGATGCGGGCTGGGGAAATCAGTTCTTTTACTGGGGGGCAGGCAATCATTCAGCGACCGACACAGCGCACAACCCAACCTGGGGCGAAGAGTCGTTTGTCGATGATCTGTTCGCAATGATGCAAAGTCAGTTCGTGGATAACGGGATTCCCGTGGTACTCGGGGAGTTTTCTGCAATGCGACGCACCGACCAATTGTCTGGCGACAACTTACAATTGCATTTGCAATCTCGCGCTTACTGGCACAAATACGTCACCCAGTCGGCGATTGAGCACGGCTTGATGCCTTTTTACTGGGATGCCGGCGGCTTGAATAATCACTCATCAGGCATATTCGACCGCAATAGCAACACGGTATTCGACACGCAAACGATGAACGCGTTAAATGATGGTGTAGACGCCGCGCAGTAG
- a CDS encoding DUF4785 domain-containing protein: MMNIKNMVVVASLLVASIANAQSESRETVTFAQVLEPENAISLYEQGQKQSSKAFFRTVSGADLKKGVSFITDGESAVIQLSPLDSVINGKRQQKLSVPRNMMLSHAGKSFDVESDEIALHRRSQALKETYPELYGRAHVMQIPASLGAGEFALTADASANDSDRFVLYVLDRNSDISLEVATAASGIATGEVFQFDAAIASEQRASLQGARAELVAPDGSIYPLKGQRNKGRFSSQSALNVKAAGRPGELWTLRVNAKVRNAAGELVERVTRVAVNVHETTASLAAVDADAAGLSLGLSVAREGRYEIRALVFGRDYDGEQKPAVLAFQAQWLKSGDQTLKMAIDQDKLKASGLNAPYTVKRVKLMDQGRMAVLESLVGEWAM; encoded by the coding sequence ATGATGAATATAAAAAATATGGTGGTCGTCGCCTCACTGTTGGTGGCGTCTATAGCAAACGCGCAATCGGAATCTCGCGAAACAGTTACTTTTGCTCAGGTGTTGGAGCCGGAGAATGCTATTTCCCTTTATGAGCAGGGGCAGAAACAAAGCAGCAAAGCATTTTTTCGCACTGTTTCTGGCGCGGATTTAAAAAAGGGCGTGTCGTTTATCACCGACGGCGAAAGCGCTGTTATTCAGTTGTCGCCGTTAGACTCCGTTATTAATGGCAAACGTCAGCAAAAGCTTTCAGTGCCACGTAACATGATGCTCTCGCACGCGGGAAAATCATTCGATGTGGAAAGCGATGAAATTGCATTACACCGCCGCTCGCAGGCGTTAAAAGAAACTTACCCGGAGTTGTACGGCCGCGCGCACGTGATGCAGATTCCAGCGAGTCTGGGTGCGGGTGAATTTGCGCTCACGGCGGATGCTAGTGCGAATGACAGTGATCGTTTTGTCCTCTACGTGCTCGACAGAAACAGTGATATCAGTCTGGAGGTGGCAACGGCTGCATCTGGTATTGCCACAGGCGAGGTTTTCCAGTTTGACGCTGCTATCGCGTCTGAGCAACGTGCCTCTCTGCAGGGCGCCCGCGCAGAGCTGGTTGCCCCGGATGGTTCAATTTATCCGCTGAAAGGCCAGCGCAATAAGGGCCGCTTCTCCAGCCAGTCGGCGTTGAACGTAAAAGCTGCCGGTCGTCCTGGTGAGTTGTGGACGTTGCGCGTAAACGCAAAAGTCCGCAATGCAGCCGGTGAGTTGGTGGAACGTGTTACTCGGGTCGCCGTTAACGTGCACGAGACAACCGCTTCTCTGGCGGCGGTTGATGCTGATGCTGCTGGGCTGTCGTTAGGTTTGAGCGTTGCACGGGAAGGGCGCTATGAAATCCGCGCGCTGGTATTCGGTCGCGACTACGACGGCGAACAAAAACCGGCAGTTTTGGCGTTTCAAGCGCAATGGCTGAAATCCGGTGATCAAACCCTGAAAATGGCTATCGATCAAGATAAGCTGAAAGCGTCGGGCCTCAATGCGCCTTATACAGTGAAACGTGTGAAGTTGATGGATCAAGGCCGTATGGCGGTGTTGGAAAGTCTCGTAGGCGAGTGGGCGATGTAA